One genomic segment of Kiritimatiella glycovorans includes these proteins:
- the nuoE gene encoding NADH-quinone oxidoreductase subunit NuoE encodes MLRSEQEQLRKNIEQWVEQYGRDRSALLPVLKKVQHDYGHISEYVMQVIADILDIHPVEVHGVVSFYSFLGQRQKGRYVIRLCRTISCDMQGKDRVARQLRNDLGIEFGEMTPDGHFTLEWANCLGMCDEGPAMLVNDRIYTRVTPERIHDILEECRKSFGVYPTPMKEAEPA; translated from the coding sequence ATGCTCAGGTCCGAACAGGAACAATTGCGCAAGAATATCGAGCAGTGGGTGGAGCAGTACGGCCGCGACCGCAGTGCGCTGCTCCCCGTGCTGAAGAAGGTGCAGCATGATTACGGGCACATCTCCGAATACGTGATGCAGGTGATCGCGGACATCCTGGACATCCACCCGGTCGAGGTGCACGGGGTGGTGTCCTTCTACAGTTTTCTCGGCCAGCGCCAGAAGGGGCGCTATGTGATCCGCCTCTGCCGCACGATCTCGTGCGACATGCAGGGCAAGGACCGCGTCGCCCGGCAGCTCCGCAACGATCTGGGCATCGAGTTCGGCGAGATGACCCCGGACGGCCACTTCACGCTGGAGTGGGCGAACTGCCTGGGGATGTGCGACGAGGGTCCCGCGATGCTGGTGAACGACCGCATCTACACCCGCGTCACGCCGGAGCGGATCCACGACATTCTCGAGGAGTGCCGCAAATCGTTCGGCGTCTATCCCACCCCTATGAAGGAGGCGGAACCGGCATGA
- a CDS encoding complex I 51 kDa subunit family protein: protein MKANPNKLTFASIETNRGLEAALGGERADAIGRVSHSGLKGRGGAGFPTGVKWNLAAAAQSDQKYVVCNADEGEPGTFKDRAILTDYADLVFEGMTIGGYAIGATRGILYLREEYTYLRRRLESVLARRRKEGWLGEGIGKRGDFHFDIEIRMGAGAYICGEETALIESLEGYRGEARNRPPFPVDTGFKNHPTIVNNVETFAWISCIFVKGEDWFKKLGTEKSSGLKLLSVSGDCAQPGVYEVPLGVTVADLLELVGGEDAKAVQIGGASGNCIPASEFERTIAFEDVPTGGSIIVFGPGRDMLTVAKNFMEFFVDESCGQCTPCREGNVKLLEGIEMLEQGTCSMHYLRELCALGETMQLASKCGLGQSSPNAFLSIVEHFKDEIMGRRPEAAAVQGA, encoded by the coding sequence ATGAAGGCGAATCCCAACAAACTGACGTTTGCATCGATCGAGACGAATCGGGGGCTGGAGGCGGCGCTGGGCGGCGAGCGTGCGGACGCGATCGGACGCGTATCCCATTCGGGGCTCAAGGGGCGCGGCGGCGCCGGCTTCCCCACGGGCGTCAAATGGAACCTGGCCGCGGCGGCGCAGAGCGATCAGAAGTACGTGGTCTGCAATGCGGACGAAGGCGAACCGGGTACGTTCAAGGACCGCGCGATTCTCACCGACTACGCGGACCTGGTATTCGAGGGCATGACGATCGGGGGCTACGCGATCGGGGCCACCAGAGGGATTCTGTACCTGCGCGAGGAATACACCTACCTGCGGCGGCGGCTCGAAAGCGTGCTCGCGCGCCGGCGGAAAGAGGGCTGGCTCGGCGAGGGCATCGGCAAGCGCGGGGATTTTCACTTCGACATCGAGATCCGGATGGGCGCCGGGGCCTACATCTGCGGCGAGGAGACCGCGCTGATCGAGTCGCTGGAGGGCTACCGCGGCGAGGCGCGCAACCGCCCGCCCTTCCCCGTCGACACGGGCTTCAAAAACCACCCGACCATCGTCAACAACGTGGAGACCTTCGCCTGGATCTCGTGCATCTTCGTCAAGGGCGAGGACTGGTTCAAGAAGCTCGGCACGGAGAAGTCGAGCGGTCTGAAGCTGCTCAGCGTCTCCGGCGACTGCGCGCAGCCGGGCGTCTACGAGGTGCCGCTGGGCGTGACCGTGGCCGATCTGCTCGAGCTGGTAGGAGGCGAGGACGCGAAGGCGGTGCAGATCGGGGGCGCCTCCGGAAACTGCATCCCCGCCTCGGAATTCGAGCGGACCATCGCCTTTGAAGACGTGCCCACCGGGGGATCCATCATCGTCTTCGGCCCCGGGCGGGACATGCTGACCGTCGCCAAGAACTTCATGGAGTTCTTTGTCGACGAATCCTGCGGCCAGTGCACGCCCTGCCGCGAGGGCAACGTGAAACTGCTCGAAGGCATCGAGATGCTCGAACAGGGCACCTGCTCGATGCACTACCTCCGCGAGCTGTGCGCGCTGGGCGAGACGATGCAGCTCGCCTCGAAGTGCGGACTGGGGCAGTCGAGCCCCAATGCGTTCCTCTCGATCGTCGAACACTTCAAGGATGAAATCATGGGGCGCCGGCCCGAAGCCGCCGCCGTGCAAGGAGCGTAA
- a CDS encoding NADH-dependent [FeFe] hydrogenase, group A6, translated as MDKKMAEETSRAPRSQCLDRIEQPDNPDAIGAQVTITVDDQEIKVPLGTTILEAARELGIRIPTLCYHEDLCVAGVCRVCVVEVEEERTLQASCSYPVTRPITVRTHTRKVRQARRHILDLLLSRHYGECYACFRNNNCELQALAKEYGVDFFRFGHPEKPRYEVDRSSHSVVRDMDKCILCRRCVRTCIDLQETGVLEVAGRSFESKVVTFGDKPLAEVVCINCGQCINRCPTGALRANDPTDEVWAAIDDPTKHVVIQTAPSPRAGIGECFGLEPGHCLTFEMNTALRMCGFDKVFDTNFTADLTILEEGTELIRRLYGALVEQDENVALPQFTSCSPGWVKYIEHFYPEYLDHVSTAKSPQQMFGSVIKTYYAQKAGIDPENIVTVALMPCAAKKFECNRPEMCDSGHKDIDYGLTTRELAQMISETGIHLPGVPKSDFDDPFGTATGSGVIFGATGGVMESALRTIIEVTTGVKVEDLFEHADITPIRGFEGIRFMELPIEKTGPVPELLQNVVQDWSWLEGATLKVAVAHGTAHAKRVMEDIKAGGPCSQCHFIEFMACPGGCLGGGGQPIPTSPEIREARAQAIYAEDSDAEVRKSYENPAVAELYRNFFTDGPCSHLSHQLLHTHYTPRGKYIV; from the coding sequence ATGGACAAGAAGATGGCCGAAGAAACGTCGCGCGCGCCCCGCAGCCAGTGTCTGGACCGGATCGAACAGCCGGACAATCCCGACGCGATCGGGGCCCAGGTCACGATCACGGTCGACGACCAGGAGATCAAGGTGCCGCTGGGCACCACGATCCTGGAAGCCGCCCGCGAACTGGGCATCCGCATCCCCACCCTCTGCTACCACGAGGACCTGTGCGTCGCCGGCGTCTGCCGGGTCTGCGTGGTGGAGGTCGAGGAGGAGCGCACCCTGCAGGCGTCCTGCTCCTACCCGGTCACCCGCCCGATCACGGTGCGGACCCATACGCGCAAGGTGCGGCAGGCGCGGCGACATATCCTCGACCTGCTGCTCTCCCGGCACTACGGCGAATGCTACGCCTGCTTCCGCAACAACAACTGCGAGCTGCAGGCGCTCGCCAAGGAGTACGGGGTCGATTTCTTCCGCTTCGGCCACCCGGAAAAACCGCGCTACGAGGTCGACCGCTCCAGCCACTCGGTCGTCCGCGACATGGACAAGTGCATCCTCTGCCGCCGCTGCGTACGTACCTGCATCGACCTGCAGGAAACCGGTGTGCTCGAGGTGGCCGGGCGCAGCTTCGAGTCAAAAGTGGTCACGTTCGGCGACAAGCCGCTGGCCGAGGTCGTCTGCATCAACTGCGGCCAGTGCATCAACCGCTGCCCCACCGGCGCGCTGCGCGCCAACGACCCGACCGACGAGGTCTGGGCGGCGATCGACGACCCGACCAAACACGTCGTCATCCAGACGGCGCCGAGCCCGCGGGCGGGGATCGGCGAGTGCTTCGGACTCGAACCGGGGCACTGCCTGACGTTCGAGATGAATACGGCGCTGCGGATGTGCGGGTTCGACAAGGTGTTCGACACGAACTTCACCGCGGACCTGACCATCCTGGAAGAGGGCACGGAGCTTATCCGGAGGCTCTACGGGGCGCTGGTCGAGCAGGATGAGAACGTCGCCCTGCCCCAGTTCACGAGCTGCTCGCCGGGCTGGGTCAAGTATATTGAACACTTCTACCCGGAGTACCTGGACCACGTCTCGACCGCAAAGAGCCCGCAGCAGATGTTCGGCTCGGTGATCAAGACCTACTACGCGCAAAAGGCGGGGATCGATCCCGAGAACATCGTGACGGTGGCGCTGATGCCCTGCGCGGCGAAAAAGTTCGAGTGCAACCGTCCGGAGATGTGCGACAGCGGGCACAAAGACATCGATTACGGCCTGACGACGCGCGAACTGGCGCAGATGATCAGCGAGACGGGCATCCACCTCCCGGGCGTGCCGAAGTCGGATTTCGACGATCCCTTCGGTACGGCCACGGGGTCCGGCGTGATCTTCGGCGCCACCGGCGGCGTAATGGAATCGGCGCTGCGCACCATCATCGAGGTGACGACCGGCGTGAAGGTGGAGGACCTGTTCGAACACGCCGACATCACCCCCATCCGCGGGTTCGAGGGCATCCGCTTCATGGAACTCCCGATCGAGAAGACCGGACCGGTGCCGGAACTGCTGCAGAATGTCGTTCAGGACTGGTCCTGGCTTGAGGGCGCCACGCTCAAAGTGGCGGTGGCCCACGGCACGGCCCACGCGAAACGGGTCATGGAGGACATCAAGGCGGGAGGACCCTGCAGCCAATGCCATTTCATCGAGTTCATGGCCTGCCCCGGCGGCTGCCTGGGCGGCGGCGGACAGCCGATCCCGACCAGTCCGGAGATCCGCGAGGCCCGCGCGCAGGCGATCTACGCGGAGGACTCCGACGCCGAGGTCCGGAAATCCTACGAGAATCCGGCGGTGGCGGAACTCTACCGGAACTTCTTCACCGACGGCCCCTGCAGCCACCTGAGCCATCAGCTGCTGCATACCCACTACACGCCGAGAGGAAAGTATATCGTGTGA
- a CDS encoding GAF domain-containing sensor histidine kinase — MPRNLQYLDERGDGKPWSFFTSEEQARLAEMNQKIAGARSIHEVMDRFFQTARELGATDRAGLAFVEEDARRVTARYARANYEPLLLREGYSEDLHGSSLEHVLQRGRPRVISDLELYLEHHPFSRSTELVVREGVRSSLTCPLTVDDRVVGFLFQSSRKRYAYGERDVAMVRVIAERLSQAVEKAWRIAQLESLNRAYTEMLGFVSHELKNPVASLVTDARLLTGGYLGELQPKQKDKLERMISKAEYLLGLVRQYLDLERIESGSLEPNRVTIRDVRAAVVEPAIDIVLPQVEEKRMTIERELPDAPPEVEGDAGLIKIVLVNLLSNAVKYGREGGRIRMSVREENEALRFTVWNEGPGFPESARGRLFRRFSRLNTPELMRQKGTGVGLYNARKIVLLHGGHINARSEEGSWAEFSFTLPRRA, encoded by the coding sequence ATGCCCCGAAACCTCCAGTACCTCGATGAGCGCGGCGACGGGAAACCGTGGTCTTTCTTCACATCGGAGGAGCAGGCGCGGCTGGCGGAGATGAACCAGAAGATCGCCGGCGCGCGGTCCATACACGAGGTGATGGACCGCTTCTTTCAGACGGCCCGCGAACTCGGCGCTACCGACCGGGCCGGGCTGGCCTTCGTCGAAGAGGACGCCCGCCGCGTCACCGCGCGCTACGCCCGGGCGAACTACGAGCCCCTGCTGCTGCGCGAAGGCTACTCCGAAGACCTCCACGGCAGCTCGCTCGAACACGTCCTCCAGCGCGGCCGCCCGCGGGTGATCAGCGATCTCGAACTCTACCTCGAACACCACCCCTTCAGCCGCTCCACCGAACTCGTCGTCCGGGAAGGCGTCCGCTCAAGCCTGACCTGCCCGCTGACCGTCGACGACCGCGTGGTCGGCTTTCTCTTTCAGAGCAGCCGTAAACGCTATGCCTACGGGGAACGGGATGTGGCCATGGTACGCGTCATCGCCGAACGGCTCAGCCAGGCCGTCGAGAAGGCGTGGCGGATCGCGCAGCTCGAATCGCTCAACCGCGCCTACACCGAGATGCTCGGCTTCGTGAGCCACGAGCTGAAAAACCCCGTCGCCTCGCTCGTCACCGACGCCCGGCTGCTGACCGGCGGCTATCTCGGCGAGCTGCAGCCGAAGCAGAAGGACAAGCTCGAAAGGATGATCTCCAAGGCGGAGTACCTGCTCGGACTCGTGCGCCAGTATCTGGACCTCGAGCGCATCGAGTCGGGCAGCCTGGAACCCAACAGGGTCACGATCCGCGACGTCCGTGCCGCCGTCGTCGAACCGGCGATCGATATCGTCCTGCCGCAGGTCGAGGAAAAGCGCATGACGATTGAGCGCGAGCTGCCTGATGCGCCGCCTGAAGTCGAAGGCGACGCCGGGCTGATCAAGATCGTGCTCGTCAACCTCCTGAGCAACGCCGTCAAATACGGCCGCGAGGGCGGCCGTATCCGCATGAGCGTGCGCGAGGAGAACGAGGCCCTGCGTTTCACGGTCTGGAACGAGGGCCCCGGGTTTCCCGAATCGGCGCGCGGACGCCTCTTCCGCCGCTTCTCGCGGCTCAACACCCCCGAACTGATGCGGCAGAAAGGGACCGGCGTCGGCCTCTACAACGCGCGCAAGATCGTCCTGCTCCACGGCGGCCACATCAACGCCCGTTCCGAAGAGGGCTCCTGGGCGGAATTCTCCTTCACCCTTCCCCGGCGCGCTTAG
- a CDS encoding anaerobic ribonucleoside-triphosphate reductase activating protein, whose protein sequence is MAASPVYAFRRQPTMVDYPGRIAAIFFTSGCNFSCGFCHNATLMGAPRPGLSWERMDEVCADFRRNWTDAAVISGGEPTLAAGLPELIRFYKRHGFAVKLDTNGSNPEMLEACLPDLDYVAMDVKTALEDYPSLTGWSRPDRLRRSVELLRSGGVRHEFRTTVIPGHHNADRMRRIGIELNGSNRLVLQPFVPDESLPGETFRTLPRTPPEQLEELRSTVTEFVHEVVVRGGGG, encoded by the coding sequence ATGGCGGCTTCGCCGGTCTATGCCTTCCGCCGCCAGCCTACCATGGTGGATTATCCCGGCCGGATCGCGGCGATCTTCTTCACCAGCGGCTGCAATTTCTCCTGCGGTTTCTGCCACAATGCCACGCTGATGGGAGCGCCCCGGCCGGGCCTGAGCTGGGAGCGGATGGACGAGGTCTGCGCCGATTTCCGGCGCAACTGGACCGATGCGGCCGTCATCAGCGGCGGCGAGCCGACGCTCGCCGCGGGGCTTCCCGAACTGATCCGCTTCTATAAACGGCACGGGTTCGCCGTCAAACTCGACACCAACGGCTCGAACCCGGAAATGCTGGAGGCCTGTCTTCCGGATCTGGACTACGTGGCGATGGATGTGAAGACGGCGCTCGAGGACTACCCCTCCCTCACCGGCTGGTCGCGGCCCGATCGTCTGCGACGGTCCGTCGAACTGCTCAGGAGCGGCGGCGTCCGCCATGAATTCCGCACCACCGTGATCCCCGGCCACCACAATGCGGACCGGATGCGGCGGATCGGGATCGAACTGAACGGCTCGAACCGTCTCGTGCTGCAGCCGTTCGTTCCCGACGAGTCCCTTCCCGGCGAGACCTTTCGCACGCTCCCGCGCACCCCGCCCGAACAGCTCGAAGAGCTCCGTTCCACCGTGACCGAGTTCGTGCATGAGGTGGTGGTGCGAGGGGGGGGCGGATGA
- the nrdD gene encoding anaerobic ribonucleoside-triphosphate reductase yields MTAQKQYKHPFDGFRKRSGDVVSFEASKIEQAVRSAVVSVGREHGIQADESLPERVTERVIRQLDDPHSEYYVAEEDGEGRIPRIEDVQDLVEILLAEENESLVVAAYKRYRKQRERARKGIRVRGRPGDTADVTDASLLLVESPSRNETLPWDRERIVDQIVAKTELSRRVARSVAKSVENRVIDGEIRTISTALIRELVNNELADRGHTEQLHDLSLYRVSKDYVRGLMNTKSTENSNIVNNNPEAVNLGIAELVLKQWALDTIFSPELRQAHHTGRIHLHDLGYPHRVYCSSHSIEYVKKYGLQGLVNLNTESRPARTASVLTGHLNTFLASMQANYAGALGIAYINIMYAPFLEGMDRAELKQIAQELIFNGSQNAFSRGGQTLFLDFNIHTGVPRYLKDVPAVGPGGRYMLRRADGSKVALVEEQTEETDPSGYPLMELYVEEDGGRRLVLRERADEHKGLVCDDQVRKEVEARGEKVVTYGDYIREARDFCDALLEVFGEGDRNGRVFEFPKCDFHISDETFEDPEQYRIFMDACRLASENGSTYFIFDRDEVTLSACCRLRTTIDDNRMLRHPESMRFCGFQNVTINIPQAAYRAARRDGERLLETFFEEIDQTMDLAVEAHLQKKRKAAEMLAEPGRPLWQIGKPSCDGKPYVNLETCTYILGLIGVNDAVKFLIGQELHDSNEARRLGLRIVAHMYLKAKKLSQKHGLKFSLEESPAESAARRLAKSDLIYYRDEAKEVVKGDDEDVVYYTNSIHLAADAPVTLVDRIREQSKYHSLIESGAITHAFVGEERPAPESVAALMKKVFFETQSAQVTISPEFTYCNYCRHNMRGLKESCESCGSEDVVGETRVVGYFSKIQNWNKSKRYGELVARQRGQYAVETAEDDAMECAEEPSPQAGAEIRQN; encoded by the coding sequence ATGACGGCGCAAAAGCAGTATAAACACCCATTTGACGGTTTCCGCAAGCGTTCCGGCGATGTCGTATCGTTCGAGGCGAGCAAGATCGAGCAGGCCGTGCGCAGCGCGGTGGTCAGTGTAGGCCGCGAGCACGGAATCCAGGCGGACGAATCGCTGCCCGAGCGCGTGACGGAACGCGTAATCCGCCAGCTCGACGATCCGCACAGCGAATATTATGTGGCGGAAGAGGACGGGGAGGGCCGCATCCCCCGCATCGAAGACGTGCAGGATCTGGTCGAGATTCTGCTCGCCGAGGAGAACGAGTCGCTGGTGGTCGCCGCCTACAAGCGGTACCGCAAGCAGCGCGAACGCGCCCGCAAGGGTATCCGGGTACGGGGCCGGCCCGGCGACACCGCGGACGTCACCGACGCCAGCCTGCTGCTGGTGGAATCGCCTTCGCGCAACGAGACCCTGCCGTGGGACCGCGAACGGATCGTCGACCAGATCGTCGCAAAGACCGAACTCTCCCGCAGGGTCGCCCGCAGCGTCGCGAAGTCCGTGGAAAACCGGGTGATCGACGGCGAGATCCGCACGATCAGCACGGCGCTGATCCGCGAGCTGGTCAACAACGAACTGGCCGACCGCGGTCACACCGAACAGCTGCACGATCTCTCGCTGTATCGCGTGTCCAAGGATTACGTGCGCGGGTTGATGAACACGAAGTCGACCGAGAACAGCAACATCGTAAACAACAACCCCGAGGCGGTGAACCTCGGCATCGCCGAACTGGTGCTCAAGCAGTGGGCGCTGGATACCATCTTCTCGCCCGAGCTCCGCCAGGCCCATCACACGGGCCGGATTCACCTGCACGATCTCGGCTACCCGCACCGGGTCTACTGCTCGTCGCACTCGATCGAGTACGTCAAGAAGTACGGGCTGCAGGGGCTCGTGAACCTGAACACCGAGTCGCGGCCCGCCCGTACGGCTTCGGTGCTGACCGGGCACCTCAACACGTTTCTCGCCTCGATGCAGGCCAACTACGCCGGCGCGCTCGGCATCGCCTACATCAACATCATGTACGCGCCGTTTCTTGAAGGCATGGATCGGGCGGAACTGAAACAGATCGCGCAGGAGCTGATCTTCAACGGATCGCAGAACGCGTTCTCGCGCGGCGGCCAGACCCTGTTCCTGGATTTCAATATCCACACGGGGGTCCCGCGCTACCTCAAGGACGTGCCCGCGGTGGGACCCGGCGGCCGGTACATGCTGCGTCGCGCCGACGGCTCGAAAGTCGCGCTGGTCGAGGAGCAGACGGAGGAGACGGATCCCTCCGGCTACCCGCTGATGGAACTTTACGTCGAAGAGGACGGCGGCCGCCGCCTCGTGCTGCGGGAGCGGGCGGATGAGCATAAGGGGCTCGTCTGCGACGACCAGGTGCGTAAGGAAGTCGAGGCGCGCGGGGAGAAGGTCGTGACCTACGGCGATTACATCCGGGAGGCCCGCGACTTCTGCGATGCCCTTCTCGAAGTGTTCGGCGAAGGCGACCGCAACGGGCGTGTCTTCGAGTTTCCGAAGTGTGACTTTCACATCAGCGACGAGACGTTCGAGGACCCCGAGCAGTACCGGATCTTCATGGACGCCTGCCGGCTGGCCAGCGAGAACGGGTCGACGTACTTCATCTTCGACCGCGACGAGGTGACGCTCTCGGCCTGCTGCCGGCTGCGGACGACCATCGACGACAACCGGATGCTGCGTCACCCGGAATCGATGCGTTTCTGCGGATTCCAGAACGTGACCATTAACATCCCGCAGGCGGCCTACCGCGCCGCCCGCCGCGACGGCGAACGGCTGCTCGAGACCTTCTTCGAGGAGATCGACCAGACCATGGATCTCGCGGTCGAGGCGCATCTCCAGAAGAAGCGCAAGGCGGCCGAGATGCTCGCCGAGCCGGGCCGCCCCCTCTGGCAGATCGGCAAGCCGAGCTGCGACGGCAAGCCGTACGTGAACCTGGAGACCTGCACGTATATCCTCGGTCTGATCGGTGTGAACGACGCCGTGAAATTCCTGATCGGACAGGAGCTGCACGACAGCAACGAAGCCCGCCGTCTCGGCCTCAGGATCGTGGCCCATATGTACCTCAAGGCGAAGAAGCTCTCCCAGAAGCACGGGTTGAAGTTCTCGCTGGAGGAATCGCCCGCCGAAAGCGCCGCGCGCCGGCTGGCGAAATCGGACCTGATCTACTACCGGGACGAGGCGAAAGAGGTGGTCAAGGGGGACGACGAGGACGTGGTCTACTACACGAACTCGATTCACCTGGCCGCGGACGCGCCGGTCACGCTGGTGGACCGCATCCGCGAACAGAGCAAGTACCACAGCCTGATCGAATCGGGGGCGATCACCCACGCGTTCGTCGGCGAGGAGCGCCCGGCGCCGGAATCGGTCGCCGCGCTCATGAAGAAGGTGTTCTTTGAGACGCAGTCGGCGCAGGTCACGATCTCGCCCGAGTTCACCTACTGCAACTACTGCCGCCACAATATGCGCGGTCTGAAGGAGAGCTGCGAGTCCTGCGGCTCGGAGGACGTGGTCGGCGAAACGCGCGTCGTGGGCTACTTCAGCAAGATCCAGAACTGGAACAAGTCCAAGCGCTACGGCGAACTGGTGGCCCGGCAGCGCGGGCAGTACGCTGTGGAGACGGCGGAGGACGACGCCATGGAGTGCGCGGAGGAGCCTTCGCCGCAAGCCGGCGCGGAAATCCGGCAGAACTGA
- the tnpC gene encoding IS66 family transposase, whose translation MTRQEAEAIYDAGKETVVRVLLMMDARIRALEERVQSLENQLAKNSRNSSKPPSSDGFKKPAPKSLRKKGKRKSGGQPGHTGHTLAMADKPEHTEVHRVKECEHCGRSLADQSVEGIEKRQVHDLPPLRLIVTEHQAETKTCACGHLNKAAFPEGVNAPVQYGEGIKAAAVYLKNYQFLPYDRTCELLNDFFGCPMSEGTLCNIITQSHTLAADPVEKIKELIEQAAVAHFDETGSRVDGKLWWLHSASTAQATYYDIHRKRGREAIDDIGILPDFLGRAVHDFWKPYFGYDCLHGLCNAHHLRELIFAHEQHQQDWADHMIDCLLDIKEAVDLAKQSTDHLDRRQLHTFEARYQQVLDEGYAQNPLPPLPRNAKKRRGRRKKTKARNLLERLDEHRDEALAFMYDFNVPFDNNQAERDLRMMKVQQKISGMFRTEDGAQAFCRIRSYISTARKNAVGAMDVLTRLFSGNPFVPALNTS comes from the coding sequence ATGACACGCCAAGAGGCCGAAGCGATCTACGACGCCGGCAAGGAAACCGTCGTGCGGGTACTGTTGATGATGGATGCGCGCATCCGTGCTCTGGAAGAACGCGTTCAGTCTCTTGAGAACCAACTCGCCAAAAACTCGCGCAACAGCAGCAAACCGCCCTCCAGCGACGGCTTCAAGAAACCTGCGCCCAAAAGCCTGCGCAAGAAGGGCAAGCGCAAGTCCGGCGGCCAGCCCGGCCATACCGGCCATACGCTCGCGATGGCCGACAAGCCCGAGCACACCGAAGTGCACCGTGTGAAGGAATGCGAACACTGCGGCCGCTCTCTAGCCGATCAATCCGTCGAGGGCATCGAAAAGCGTCAAGTCCATGACCTGCCACCCCTGCGGCTGATCGTCACCGAGCACCAGGCTGAAACCAAAACCTGCGCTTGCGGCCATCTGAACAAAGCCGCGTTCCCCGAAGGGGTCAACGCTCCCGTGCAATACGGCGAGGGGATCAAGGCTGCGGCCGTGTACCTGAAGAACTATCAGTTCCTGCCCTATGACCGAACCTGCGAACTGCTGAATGACTTCTTCGGCTGCCCGATGAGCGAAGGCACGCTCTGCAATATCATCACCCAATCCCACACGTTGGCCGCCGACCCCGTCGAGAAGATCAAGGAGTTGATCGAGCAGGCCGCCGTGGCACACTTCGACGAGACCGGCTCACGGGTAGACGGCAAGCTGTGGTGGCTGCATTCGGCCTCGACCGCACAGGCAACCTATTATGACATCCATCGCAAACGCGGCCGCGAAGCGATCGATGACATCGGCATCTTGCCCGACTTCCTCGGACGCGCCGTTCACGACTTCTGGAAACCGTACTTCGGCTACGACTGCCTCCATGGCCTCTGCAACGCCCATCACTTGCGCGAACTGATCTTTGCGCATGAGCAGCACCAGCAGGACTGGGCCGACCACATGATCGACTGCCTGCTCGACATCAAAGAGGCCGTCGATCTCGCCAAACAGTCGACCGATCATCTTGACCGGCGGCAGCTACACACCTTCGAAGCCCGCTACCAGCAAGTCCTCGACGAAGGCTACGCGCAGAATCCGCTGCCGCCGTTGCCGCGCAACGCGAAGAAACGACGGGGCCGCCGCAAGAAGACCAAAGCCCGTAACCTGCTCGAACGGCTCGACGAGCACCGCGATGAAGCGCTTGCGTTCATGTACGACTTCAACGTGCCCTTCGACAACAATCAGGCTGAGCGCGATCTACGCATGATGAAGGTGCAGCAGAAAATCTCGGGCATGTTCCGAACCGAGGATGGCGCCCAAGCCTTCTGCCGCATTCGAAGCTACATCTCAACCGCCCGCAAGAATGCCGTCGGCGCTATGGATGTGCTGACCCGCCTGTTCAGCGGAAACCCCTTCGTTCCGGCGCTCAATACCTCGTAG